The DNA region CGCAGGTACAGTCCATCGGTTCTCCTGCGGATCATAGCACTGCACCTTGGGCAGCTTGTCGTGGGTGACGCTGGTTCCTCCGAAGGCAAAGAGCTTGAGCTTGACACTGACCACTGCTGCATTGCTCACACCCTCTCTCAGAGGAGCCACCATGGTCCACTTGTTGGCCACGGGATCAAACTGCTCTACCTGTTTGAGTGATACAGATGGAGAAGCAGGGAGGCAGCCAGTTGCAGCGGTGTGACCTCCTACCACGTACAGGCAGTGTTTCAGCTCTGCAGAGCCATGACCAAACCTGGCAATTAGCATGGGCGCTGCTTTGGACCATTCCTCATGGACAGTATCATAGACCCATACATCTTTGGACACACCATTCTCTGAGCCTCTCCCACCTGTGATGTACACCTTACAGCCAATGGCACAGGCGCTGAACTCCTTTCTTGGGCTGGGAATGTCCGCCTTTGGGATGATCTCTTTGGCCTTCTGGTCCACCAGGTACAACTTGTCACACATGAAAGTCTGCCCCCCCAGGAGAAAGAGAGCATGGCTGGTTTTTCTTGGTCGAGCACATGGGCTATTAACGACGCCGTCATTCTGCAGGATCTTCAGCTTACAGCGGATAGCCTCATCCACCAGCTCTTTGCTCTTTGCTTGGGCATTGATCAACTCTTCTGTCGAGACATTCTCCATTAGAAAGATGGCTGGCAGCAGGGCAAGACGGACCGTTCTCAGGAGCTCTGGAAGGTGGCAGTGCCTCCTTTCCAGGTCATAGTTGATCCAGTTCAGGGCAGCTTCATAAACCAGTCTCTCATCTTCTGTCTCCAGCTCCTCATGTGACAAAAGCTGCACTACCATATCTTTGGGCAGTTGGAGGAAGTCCTCCGTCTTGCAAATAGCGGGGAAGTTGCTGAGGCACATGCCCCAAGAGAGCTCTGACAGCTTGGTGCACTGGTGGGCATCAGACAACAACAGCATGCCAAGGCAGTTAGTTGGGTGAAGGTTTCTCTCCAGGAATTCAGCACAGGCATCCCGGATGTCCTGGAACTCCAGCATGTCCCCAGCCTCCAGTAGTGACTCTGCGTTCTCCTCATTGATGACCACACGTGAGGAGTACGCATAATCCAGCAGGAGCTCTAAAACCTCCGGGTGGATGGAGTCACGAAAGTCGACCTCACTGGCTTGGCTCTCCCTCAGCCCACCGCTGAACATGGCCTCGAAGTAGCGGCTGCAGGCAGCCAGCACGGCACGATGGCAGGGGAAGGAGCGGCTGCCTGCATGGAGGAGGACATCTGTGAAAAGCCTTTGCTGCCGCAGTGAGTTGAGGTGCATGAGAACACTGTCGGCATACGAGGACTTGTGGAACAGGTAGATGTTCATTGAGCCAGTGCTGGCTCTGGATTTCCGGTTCTCATGGACGCACACGGACATTTTCATTGAATCCTGGAAAAGACAAGATaagaaaaatgctttaaaacttTAATGCTGCATCTGCATGTTTAAGGTCCATTACACAGAGTGCTACAGTTTTTTGCTAAAGGAAATTGTCAATACAAGTACAATACAATTTATTATGCACCCATAAAAATATGGATGGTTTATGCTTTCTGTCACCTTTTTATGCTCTTAAAGAATGGATTCTTGATGTATTTCAGTATTCAAGAGATTTATAGTCATCATAAAGCTGAGACAGCCATCTGAAGAGGCTATGACTCAAATTAAAGGTTCAACTCTTGTATAGctcttttaatatatttttctgaTTATCTTCTAGTGCCTTGTACATGAAGCAAttttatatcaatattttttaactttgcaATAAGTTCAAAGTTAGATACAAAATTAATACATGTATAACACATTGACTATTGTTACCTTGTAGACAAAAGTGGTATGTGAGTACTGTAAATCAGACTAAATGATGTTATTTTTCAGAGTAAACTGAGCTTTTCTGTAGTTATACTTTTTAGATCAAGTACTAAATTGGGTCTAATTTGCCTTACTAAATTGCATCCACAGCCGTGAGTATTGCACAAGCATGTCAGCACTGAAATATTGCATTGTTCAACCATAATATGATGAATGATGCACATTTGTGGAGAGAATATTGCAATCCTTCCCAAGAGATAGTGAGACATTTAGCAAGAGATTCAGTGATTGCAAGTTGCAAAACAGCATAAGTCTGGGTATTATGAAGGTCAAGTAGATGACAATTGTCTGCTGCAGAGAGCAGGAGGCTTTTCCACTATCagctgagagaaagaagaacTAATCCCCCCTCTTTTAGAGATACCATAATTTACAAGTCCCTTTGCAGTGCTGTttaagaaaagaggaaagaaagagacagcaGGACTCCTTTAAGCCTCGAAGAAATGCACATaattcactccccccccccccccccccccccccccagaaagTCACAGCCCCCATCTTCACTGTCCTTGTCCTGTCCTCACTCAGAGCTGACTTTCGTTCCACCTAATTTCAGGACGTGTCAAGTGCTTCCTGCACTCTATTTCCACTGAAGCAGAGTCCCTGTCTGACCTTGTAAATCCACATCTGACGGACTATTTGACCAGATGTGTGCAGCCATGTTAAACCCTTAACGAGCTGCAGGGTTTCTAGGTATCCAAACAATTTACAGAGCGATAGCAGTTTGTTTAATATTAAGAGTAAACTGTAAGTGAAGTCGTACTCCacccaaaatctgtcttttcagTATCAAAGCAGACTTGGAATGGCTGTAGCATGTTTCCTCATTGACAGCGAACAGCTGCAGCTGGGGTCGGCTTGAATCCTGTTCTGTTGGGTATAATTGATTCCAACAATGACAAAAAGTTTtcaaaagaaacatgaaaacatccATAAAAAAACACTCCTGCAGGATATTCTACTCCTCCGCTGTCCATATGTTCAGTAAATATGatgcaaacacaaatacataaccTACTTCCTACAGAGCCCTATACAGACTGTGTCTATACTTTAATTTTGGAGTGACTATGActgttttataactttatgtTTCTGCCAGGAAAGCTTGTCATGATTGTAATCGACTGTAACTATATGAAGTCAACTGACCACAGCTGCCATTTTTCCCCTGtcagtgagaaaatgttttacaaaCCTACAGGCGGTGAGTGTTTGATACTCGAAAGATAGATTTTATGATGAGATCCAAAGTTCACAGGTGCCATAAATGATTCCTTTACAACTCAGTTGACAGGGAGGACAGTTTAAAGGTCTGGCACATTACAGAGTTTTTGAGGTTTTTATATCATGCTGTAACTTCACATTAGTCCATATGTTTTCAAATCTGAAAATTCAATTTTggtcaaattttggccactcacatttttgctgaaaacagaaCTGCATTGTTCTTTGTCATACGTTCCAGGAACATGATTAAATTCCAGTTAAAGTAACTCCCCAAACCAGTTGCTCTGTTTTTGCTATCAAGATTTGCTGTTTTGATGCTGCGGTCCATGGGGAAAACACAACCTACAGCATGTTTTGTGTGAGCGTAATGTATTTAAACTACCTGCCATGCATTCCAGACTAAACATTCAAAATTGGAggcaaaactttttttgtggaggTAAATGAAAGGATCATAAACACTCGTTTATGTAagctacagtaaatatgaagtcaAAGCAGCTGGTTAGTgtttagcttagcacaaagactagaAGTaggggggaaacagctagccggGCTTTCTCTAAAGACTTCAAAATTCACCTACCAacatctctaaagctcactacTTTAATGACATGATATTTATTCTTAGTTTAATCcatataaaatgacaatacTCCAAGAAGTGACTAATCTCAGCTAAGAAATTATCCAACACAGTATCCcacataagaaaacattttgagactttgtttttttatgtattaagCAAACAAGTTATAATGTGttcattagtgagctttagagttGCTGAAAGCGATAAGACACGGTTTTACGTGACGGTTACGTGTCTGAACATTTCTTGGCTAGGTGCAGTCACCTTCTGAACTCTTGTTTTCAACATAAGGTAATTTTTTGGAacggattaaacaaacaagatataacatgttgattagtgagctttagaggttcTGGTgggcagattttgttacctttggacgcAGCCTGGCTAGTTGTTTCCCCCATGTCTCCCGGCTTTATGCAACGCTAATCCGGGATAAGCTAATCATCTCCAGGCtttagctttttttaatttactgtgcAGATATGAATTACTTAAGAAACATCTGGTATAATTAcgataaaacaaaatgatttataGATATGACATGCTTGAATGCATCTAAAGAATTAACAGCtggtgaaacatttttaaaagggaataaaatatatgtaaatgtttcatTGAGGAAAGTCAATCAGTTTTCAGATACCCAAGCCTTGATAAGAGCTGTCCATAGTCCATTTGAAAGtattctcccttttttttaaatgtataattttcaTAATAATGAGAGGAAGAATGTTATTTATCTTAACTTGATGAAATAGAAAACTAGCTTCAACCTTGGTTCAACAGGATTTATTGCCTTCCAGCAATGACAAAACTGGCAACCCGTCAACTTCTGGCCTCTGGCTCAGCTATAATGAGAATATCCGAGCCTGCGCTCTCACCTGCATGTCGCCTCCCGACACACTCAGTACTTGTACTACAGCTCATGTTTTCTAATTGGAGAATGTAAGTGGCTTGATTTGAATAAGTGGCCCTAATAAATCAGGCACTAAATTGGAGCGGTTTTGCATATGCTAGGTATTATGTGACTTTGCTGGAACATGATATGAAATCAAccataatgattattttaaatgatgcGGCCATTTTCTATTTAAGGGGGGGAGGATAAGCATACAAGgatttaatgaattaaaaacaattcTGGATCACTAATGGCAAACACCTGAAACCATGATAAGAAGTAAATGTCACTGCTGCAGCCGTTGTGCTAAACAATCTGTTGTTTCAGTGTCACTGTTCTCATCCAAAAGTAtaatcattttctctctgaaatGACTCCAATAGATATTATCTCATCTTGATAATGACAAGGGATGACACGGTCTTGTTCTCAGAAATGCCAATATTATTTGGTCCAAATACATGAGTCAGGTGGTCATTGAGTCATAACTAAACATGCTCttgatgaaatattaaatgcTACAACTACAATGAATATTACAGTTTGCACATTGCTCTTTTATAATCTCCTATCACCGGCCATTAAAGGATCAGTACGTAAAATTTAGTGCCACCTAGCAGCGAGGTTGCAAATTGCAACCAAGTAAATAGGCCTCCCTTCAAGGCATGTTGGAGAACCTCCAGTGACTGCAAAACGCTCAAAAATGCTTTATATTCCTACGTAGATATAAACAGCTCATTCTAAGGTAGCAAAAACacaggttttattttcatgtgattatacactaattaaaacgtACTCATgaatattccatttctgccaggACCGTTCcgctaaatgccactaaatcttacacactggtcctttaaattaCACACCGCGCCTTACAATTACTGGAGGTAAATTGCATGTACAACCCAAGTTTTGCAtttcacacaataaataatagACAAGTTTTCCAATGGTTCCAGTGGAGTCATACATACAGTGAGTGCAGCAGTAAACCTGATCCTTATGCCATTTGCATATTAAAGGATAAAGCCAGGATTACCAAACAGGCCTGCAGGTCCTGGAAACCCTGTGTTTATACATTTGTAATTGGAATGGAAATTTGGCCCTGTGTGACAAATTAGCTTGTCCTTAACATTTGTCCAATGAGGATGCTTTATCACTGTTTGCCGAACCAACAGAATCTCATAAGAACTTAAGATGGTTTCAGAGAGCACGGATGAATCTGGTAATGTATTTCAGTTCTCCTTGATAACAAGAGGAGTTTAGACAAGGCTGTAAAAGATGCACATTCCTCTAAATCTTCCTATTAATccaacacatgtaaacacagatTATTGAGGAAATCCAATTACTGCAAACCATATAACCATTTCAATCGCATTATTAATTAAATCTAGTGGTTCATGTTAAACATCCTGAGTTTCCTAGCaattgtggttgttttttttaatcactttttttttcttaacgagagaataaacaaaaatgatgtACAGCTATTGAAAATACTGTAACATCTCAGCTGAAGTAATAATTAAACATACCACCCACAGCAGTGCCATCCCCAGTCTGGTCTTTCCCCACAAAAAACCCCTTCCCCCAGGACTCGTGGAACACTGAAGATCAAGGGTGACCACAGTGAACGTggatcaaacacacagaaaagagcaaaagatTGTGAGGTACAAGAATCACAACAGACCTTTCAATGCTTTGCTGAGGCGAAGAGCCACACATTCAAATTGACCTCTTTTGCCCCATACAAGCTGTTGATAACtccatttaaatgacatttagaCAAATTAAAACCATCTGATAGTCAAAGTGTGTTGGTTGTTAGTGGCTGTTAGACCTGAAAGCACTGATGCACTATATGCTTCTGATATTTAGGAACTCTGTGTCTGAAATACGCACCGTCAATTTGGAGGCAACACCCTGCCAGAATTGGGCAACAGGCGGGGAGTCAGGTAAATCCTTTGCACAGGATTATAACGAATCTGCTGATGGTCGGAATTGTGAGAGGCTGGATTAACATTAGCCAATTAGCCAGTCGTGTCCCAATCCTGGGACATGCCCTCTCCATATTCGGTCTAATGGGAGAGttttatatgaggcttcatTAAATATTGGTATGAGGTGGACACCATACCTCTAGATCCTCTTTTGTAACAATCAGCTCATTAAATGGGCACTGCCAATTTGAGTGCTTccctaaaatgtaaataaaataaaagcaggtTGAAGCTGTCCTTAACGTCCTGAGAGGAGCATAATCTTGAAagcatgctgacatttaaaaggttattttttGATAATCAAGGAAAATTAGGATACATTTCACAACTTTGGCACAACTAATTGTTTGCAAGCtgggttttttatttatttatttctgttctaACTGAGAACAAAGatgctgcttttcttcagcTACATCCTCATTACAAAACTGTAATCTGGTCAGAGGAAAGGATTTCTTTTTCAGATGCAGCTATtgcaaagaggaaaagaaacatCATCAACCGACAATTGTgcatataatttacattatcaCATAGGTGGAAATACAGTGGCAGTGGTTGTAATGCCCTCTTTCATTACTGTggtgctgttttctttttaatcttatgatgtttccttgtttttctctcagagAACATTAATACATTCAAGTATTCTTTGTTGCTTTTGCCTTCAACTGGTGCTTAGTGGTGGAGATAGTTAGGTGTTATAGTCAAAAGAGTTGTTAGTTTAATATGTGACTGTTTATGTAGCACAATGAAgattatttgcatattcatcaCGGTGCTGGAATTAAGTCTTGGTGGagatataaaatgaaaaatagacAAACATATCATAATAAAGCAAATACTTTCCATTTTCAACtgttcagacaaaacaagaaatttgaagatgtcactaAACTTTTGAACTTTTGTTTCACAACAAAAAGTGGCAAATACATTGCTAAtaaataatctttagttgcagcATTAAAACCAACCGCTGTTATTTCAAATTATCAGCAATCAGTGCTCACAATATTATGATTTGTCCTTGGTCTCTGATCAATCTCACATGCTATTTTCTACCACAGTCACAGTGTTGATAAATTACAAAACAACGTGCCATGAGatgccaatgtgtgtgtgtgtgtgtgtgtgtgtgtgtgtgtgtgtgtgtgtgtgtgtgtgtgtgtgtgtgtgtgtgtgtgtgtgtgtgtgtgtgtgtgtgtgtgtgtgtgagtgtggttgTCTGGACGTCTGTGAGAGTCGTCATCCTCATCCTCTCACATAAAACAGATCCACAGACTCATACCGGAAAGCACATACATGCCACACTCAGaaaagacacaataaaaaaggCACGCAGCCCCTGGACTCTATCTGAGGCCTGGCTGGATGCAGTATGTTTAAAATCATTGCCAGGTGTTCACAATCATCCGTGGACTCAGGAAGAGGGATGGGAGGGAGAGACTTCAAAAGTAAACACTGGGCTTATGTGGGCCAACTCTATACATCTGCCActtgtgggggaaaaaaatgaaacaagatgCAAAACAAGAGGACAAAGCAGCAGCTATTGATCTGCATGCCTGCATCAATCTTCATCTGAATCTAGCAGAATCAAATTTATAGTCTCAAACCAGCTGTCCTCACACATGTGAGCGAGCTTAACTGTGTTTAAACTAAAGCCCTACTACTAAAAAGACATTTCTTACCAATAGATATTAATAAGGGGAGCCTGTCACACCTGATTTCACCTTATGCAGAACATCTTGAGCATGCATGAGAATGCATTAACAAGACGCTGAAAAGAGCACAAAGGGACTGAGGGGAGCTGCTCTGAGGCATAtttcatgataataataaaaacagtagATAATGTAATTCTGGTTAAATGATGGCAATAACATAATATTGGCATGAGGAATATATTTCAACATTAATCTTTTGTCCAGGCTGCTCTCTGATACGCTTTCTCTGCTACAGCCCGGAGTTTTCCATCATCAGGTGATCAGAAAGGGATGCAGCAGTTGTTACAATATAACAAATCTATTAATACGCCGTAAATGACTAGTGGTGtgatttattgtaatgtttacCTCTTTGGCTGAAAGCAGGAGTTCAATCGTGTCCGCCGTATCCCTCGAACATGCCACTTGTGAAAGAGCCACGATGCAAGCCTTGCGCTCGGGGAGTGTGACAACTCTCCTTGGTTATTTCCGAAATGCTGGTGGATAATCGGTCACAATGAGCCTGTGTTTCCTCTTATAACGCACTACACTGTGTTCTCTGCAAATTCCGGGAGTTATAGCCTACGTGTACGCATCTATCACAAAATAGACTGGCTTtaatgcaacaacaaaaaaaggatgagaCAAGATGGTTTGGAGGCGTTCCTCCGgcgtctgctgctgctgctgctgctgctcagctcCTGTGTGACGGTCCTGTACTTGCGCTCCCAGTCCTCTCTCACTGGAATCAATGGGTGTGTTTACAGTGGGAATGGGGGAGGACCGTCACCTCGTgcaggaaatgaaatgagagagagaaatagtgGAGGTGGGGGTAGTATGCAAAATGTGGAGGAGTTCTCCCAAGGCAGCAGTCCCCCCCACCACCCTAACCCACAGATACACGCACATTTAGTTAATGTTTGGTTTTAAGTGGGGTTTTTTATGAATTTTCCTGCAGTGTACTCAGGGAGCCACTGCACTGATGGTGTGAAGAAGAAGCCAATTATTTATtatgcagtggtggaaagttcaagcactttatttaagtaCAGGTTTGTGATACTTTactatttttccattttaaactTCTATTCCTCTACATTCACTTGACAGCAACAGATAGCATAGGCTACTACTTTTCAGAAGTGATGGAAGTAGTCAGATTCCTTACTTAAATTCACGTACCCCTACaacaataaaagttaaaaaacctgctttcaaaagtaaaagtacaggagtattatcagcaaaattTAGTTGTGAAATATTACCTTAATATTTAAAGGtaaccatctgagaagtttaGACAAGGAGGATTAAtctttaacaaaatattatatataaaatgcatgtttgtatgtgaAATTGAAATCACAAATAAAGCATatgatcagttttttttttaaatgcacaaatTACCCAGCAGTATATGACTGAGATAAAACTGACTCCAAACCAACTATAACATTTACGTTATTAATGCATCAAATACAGccaatcatttaaaatgtatcactAACCTTTCTGCATAATGTGTATTTGTACATTTGATAAAATCTATGGCTAATATGCATGTGCTTGTAGCTATTTCTATAATGTGGTGTTGCtgcttttacttaaataaaagatCTAACTATTGTTTCCAAGACTTCTTTTGGACCCATACTTTccctggagggaaaaaaagatcatCATCTCATAGCCCATGCGTGCAGATGTTATGTCTAGTTTCCATCATGTGTATAGCTGTACGGCAAATGTATACTGTTGATGCCTCTGGCCAATATTACTGTAAAAGCTGATGATACATACTACACTGACATCTGAAATCGGAGATGTAATCCCTGCATGCACTCATACAGATTTATACACAAAACCTCGGtcacattgtattttattgtcagTATATGGGATCTTTATGATTAACCCCAATACTCTTCAGTGTGTATTCTTTTATGATGTATGATATTTTGGACACCTTCCATCACACTAACAACAAAACTAACTTCAAGACTGAAGGACCAAACAAAACTGAAGGTGTTTGTGTCGTGCTTCCTTTGGTGAGttacaactttaaaaacaacactgtataGAAAATACCATGTGGTCTGAGTCACAGTAAACTCACCACAGACTACCTCATACACTCAGTAAGTCCTATAGGATTGTAAAGGCTTCGTGGTTTTTGGTTGGGGTAGTTAGGAGCGGGAAGTCCAGTTTTATTTCTGGACATCTTGTGTGAGTCACATCTGTGGTCCTTGGTGACCGTGTTTTTGGCTGTGACTAAACTCATTGTACCCTTGAGACTATAAtggtattgttttatttgttttttttgtctagtGTACTCATGTTGTGGTAATTACAAAGCTGTTACATCGTTGCATCCAGTTTCTTTTCTCATCAACTGCTTCTTATAAAGACAGAATAACacctttactgtttttttcctctcaatcTTTGtccagtctttttttaaagtaacaaatAATAATGCACATGGGTTCTGaagtcaaattaaattattacattGACACTCATATCCCACTTCAATGCTGTGTGTTCTCCCTGTGTGGATAATGCTAAATGGTTAATATAGAGGGAGAGAGGTATGGGttataatgaaaaacattatgGCAGGAAATGCTTCATATATATGACAGGAGAGACACCTAGTGGACAACATTTTATGTGACTAGTAGTGCAGCttgaaaaaaaagcttgaacTGAAGGAGTTACACAGACTGACACAGTAATGAGCAGAAAAGGGTTAcgtaaaattatgtttttaatttgtaacCCTTGTTGGTGACATTGACTTAACCCTTCTTTTGCTTGGAGTCTCAAAGACCTTAGTGCTGTGGgtgttacaataataataacaatatttgcAAAATCAAcgttttgttttccttgttttccaATAAGTAGAAAAGTATTTAAGTGGCAACCCTTCTCTTTGCAACAAATTTTAGGGCATAAGGCATAAGGCATCATTACACCATTCTTTATGTTGTATAAGCTACACATgagcaaatatatattatttttgtttgccGAAAAGTcaatcataaataaaacataatgtacATAATGTTATTACATACTTTACTTGTGTTTGGGGTTAATTAGGCCCCAGAGCAGTCAAACTCCCTGTTAGACATCTCAATAACAGTTAACAGAAATCCAAAtagatttatttagattttgagAGGTTTTGAAAATGTCTGATATATAAAAAGCCATTGCATTTAACTTCATTTTATAGCTGATGTCCCTCAACCAGAAATAATGcaattcaaaatatatttagttCCAGCAGTGTTCCAGCAAATATTCAATCTATATGCCACTAGAGACACAGAATGGACAAACTAATCTTGGG from Scomber scombrus chromosome 15, fScoSco1.1, whole genome shotgun sequence includes:
- the enc1 gene encoding ectoderm-neural cortex protein 1, which translates into the protein MKMSVCVHENRKSRASTGSMNIYLFHKSSYADSVLMHLNSLRQQRLFTDVLLHAGSRSFPCHRAVLAACSRYFEAMFSGGLRESQASEVDFRDSIHPEVLELLLDYAYSSRVVINEENAESLLEAGDMLEFQDIRDACAEFLERNLHPTNCLGMLLLSDAHQCTKLSELSWGMCLSNFPAICKTEDFLQLPKDMVVQLLSHEELETEDERLVYEAALNWINYDLERRHCHLPELLRTVRLALLPAIFLMENVSTEELINAQAKSKELVDEAIRCKLKILQNDGVVNSPCARPRKTSHALFLLGGQTFMCDKLYLVDQKAKEIIPKADIPSPRKEFSACAIGCKVYITGGRGSENGVSKDVWVYDTVHEEWSKAAPMLIARFGHGSAELKHCLYVVGGHTAATGCLPASPSVSLKQVEQFDPVANKWTMVAPLREGVSNAAVVSVKLKLFAFGGTSVTHDKLPKVQCYDPQENRWTVPASCPQPWRYTAAAVLGNQIFVMGGDTEFSACSAYKFSSENYQWTKVGDVTAKRMSCQAVASGNKLYVVGGYFGTQRCKTLDCYDPTLDAWNSITTVPYSLIPTAFVSTWKHLPA